The Ancylobacter sp. SL191 nucleotide sequence TAGCCTGCGGGGCGAAAAGCGCGGTGACATTTGCCGTCTCGCCGGACGCGGCGGCGGGTAGCGACAGGCACGCCAAGCCGAAAACCGCCGCGCGGATTGCCCGCGCCAGTAATTGCCATGTCATCGCGTCACCGCTCCTTATTGGTCGCGGCGCAGCGCTCTTATCCTCACCTTAAGCCAGCCTTAAGCTGACGGTGCAGGCTGGAAGTTCGGGGCGGAGTCGAGATGAACAGGGCGTGATGCGCATACTTTTGGTGGAAGACGACGCCGTTCTGGCCGATGGCATCCGCGCCGGGCTGATGATGGCCGGGCTCACGGTAGATCACGTCGAAAGCTGTGCCGATGCGGCCGCAGCGCTCCGCGTCTCGCGTTTTGATGGCGTCGTGCTCGACCTTCAGCTTCCGGACGGCTCGGGGCTTGATGTTCTGGCAAGCTTGCGCGGGCGGGAGGATCCGACCCCGGTCCTGCTTCTGACCGCTCTCGACGAGACGGCTGACCGGGTGCGCGGGCTTGACGGCGGCGCCGATGATTATCTCGGCAAGCCCTTCGATCTCGATGAACTTGCCGCCCGACTGCGCGCCCTGGCTCGGCGGGGCACCGGGCGCGCGAGCCCGCTGCTGACCCATGGCGCCCTTGCGCTCGATCCCGCCAGGCTCACAGTGAGCCTCAGCGATACGCCCGTTCCGGTGTCGCGGCGGGAATTCGCGGTTCTGTC carries:
- a CDS encoding response regulator transcription factor, whose product is MRILLVEDDAVLADGIRAGLMMAGLTVDHVESCADAAAALRVSRFDGVVLDLQLPDGSGLDVLASLRGREDPTPVLLLTALDETADRVRGLDGGADDYLGKPFDLDELAARLRALARRGTGRASPLLTHGALALDPARLTVSLSDTPVPVSRREFAVLSMLMERPGVIRSRSELEERLYGWQEEVESNTVEVYVHNLRIKLGRDVIETVRGLGYRLRGMA